A genomic region of Gemmata massiliana contains the following coding sequences:
- a CDS encoding phage portal protein gives MLTQLRSWVRARALNWFRLSQVPDGFFGPERPGAVTRPTEALTLSPFWCGIRLYQTSIGSLPLVTYRRNDDDGRDRARDVAAYNLLHERPNPAMSRAVFFELLVRALFLEREFVAIVRKTEAEELLGIYPVPSACVSDIVLDDQWRKWFVINQANGVEVYPDAEIIHLFLYSSDGVRGERLLDFAAESLGLHRRVIESGTAFYENAVRPSGYLKYPGKLDKDAAEVIKKWWKEEYAGGNATGKLPVLAENGDFVKLNNLTAEDAQIIEALSASVDDCGRWLNLSPLQLFNLTRGTYSNLSADNQALYQRSIRPVLEKIELELNHKVFGLDSDLYAEFDPNAILRGDPREQAEVANIGIQNGSVLRAEQRGWLNLPRIAGLDKPLTPVNMAVLGEKPNEPEPAAPPVERPAGE, from the coding sequence ATGCTCACGCAATTGCGTTCCTGGGTGCGCGCACGCGCGCTGAACTGGTTCCGGCTGTCCCAAGTGCCCGACGGCTTTTTCGGCCCGGAGCGCCCCGGGGCCGTCACCCGGCCGACGGAAGCGCTCACCCTGTCCCCGTTCTGGTGCGGCATCCGCCTTTACCAGACGTCAATCGGTTCGCTTCCCCTGGTCACGTACCGGCGCAATGACGACGACGGCCGGGACCGGGCGCGCGACGTGGCCGCGTACAACCTGCTCCACGAGCGCCCGAACCCCGCCATGAGCCGGGCCGTGTTCTTCGAGCTGCTCGTGCGGGCGCTCTTCCTGGAGCGGGAGTTCGTCGCGATCGTCCGGAAGACCGAAGCGGAGGAGCTGCTCGGGATCTACCCTGTGCCGTCGGCGTGCGTGTCCGACATCGTACTCGACGACCAGTGGCGTAAGTGGTTCGTGATTAACCAGGCCAACGGCGTCGAGGTGTACCCCGATGCCGAGATCATTCACCTGTTCCTCTACAGCTCCGACGGCGTGCGCGGGGAGCGGTTGCTCGATTTCGCGGCCGAGTCGCTCGGACTGCACAGGCGCGTGATCGAATCGGGAACCGCGTTTTACGAGAACGCTGTGCGACCGTCGGGCTACCTGAAGTACCCGGGCAAGCTCGACAAGGACGCGGCCGAGGTAATCAAGAAGTGGTGGAAAGAAGAGTACGCCGGCGGCAACGCAACGGGGAAGCTCCCGGTGCTCGCCGAGAACGGCGACTTTGTGAAACTCAACAACCTCACCGCAGAAGACGCCCAGATTATCGAGGCCCTCAGCGCGTCGGTGGACGACTGCGGCCGGTGGCTGAACCTCAGCCCGTTGCAGCTCTTTAACCTCACCCGCGGCACCTACTCGAACCTCAGCGCGGACAACCAGGCGCTCTACCAGCGGTCCATCCGGCCCGTGCTCGAAAAGATCGAGCTGGAACTCAACCACAAAGTCTTCGGCCTCGACTCCGACCTTTACGCCGAGTTCGACCCCAACGCCATTCTGCGCGGCGACCCGCGCGAGCAGGCCGAAGTCGCCAACATCGGAATTCAGAACGGCAGCGTGCTGCGGGCCGAACAGCGCGGCTGGCTCAACCTGCCTCGAATCGCCGGACTGGATAAGCCCCTCACCCCCGTCAACATGGCCGTTCTCGGAGAGAAGCCCAATGAACCCGAACCCGCTGCGCCGCCGGTCGAGCGACCCGCCGGCGAATGA